In Fusarium falciforme chromosome 10, complete sequence, a single genomic region encodes these proteins:
- a CDS encoding Amino-oxidase domain-containing protein: MFTSKAAWFSLLVLGRGTLSSPTPARDSIFFHGLGGVSSESVHNVHLTYGNGFPHGNVRVVYGDCALKSPGQHHHEVAYLFTEPESTPDRLVWIVPEDVIQRGCLHAYSDGLLLGRSEPISFSKPLRKRQSLHEIGDSNGLWFNGVKYLQAKNKTSTVSVKEAKSKKIAIVGGGMSGLMTSLLLTSVGMTNWHIVESTQRVGGRVRTKYLNGTSPDEYQYQEMGPMRFPVSVKYPDTNETLEIQDHKMVFQLADVLNEMNGGNTSELAVNFIPWIQSSPNTPANSRGYRLPNGRIPSSSQIAADSSMLPPSANASDPSGAELGEGFVDRLVDLTPERMRNISTNIFSAHREAIDRGLFHWSEAGYLKYQLGLDTDTVDFLAGSGSSPLWGEWYDNVYFSAMNWRTIDKGLDSLPRAFVPHIKDKITYGRKITGLQHNNETSKVSLIWRDDPLDMTAKSEEYDYAVVAVPFSKVRLWRTPAYSSLLSRAISTLNYAQSCKVALHYKTRFWEHQENPIFGGCGSVDIPGVGSVCYPAYKINSTGPGVILGSYTSGVPARSVAALSEEDHVALIQRAMVEVHGEIANEQWTGNYDRQCWEVDEHQAGAWASPTVGQQELFIPAYHKTELNTIFVGEHTSITHAWIFSALESAVRGTTQLLLDLGLVDEAKQVVDTWMARWITV, translated from the coding sequence ATGTTCACTTCCAAGGCAGCTTGGTTTTCTCTCCTCGTTCTCGGCCGCGGCACTTTGTCCAGCCCGACTCCTGCCCGAGACTCTATCTTCTTTCATGGTCTGGGTGGCGTTTCTTCCGAATCGGTCCACAATGTTCACCTTACCTATGGTAATGGCTTCCCACATGGCAACGTTCGCGTTGTCTATGGGGACTGCGCCCTGAAGAGCCCTGGCCAACATCACCATGAAGTCGCCTACCTATTTACGGAGCCCGAGTCCACCCCGGACCGCCTGGTTTGGATTGTGCCAGAGGATGTCATTCAGCGCGGCTGTCTCCACGCATACTCAGATGGTCTTCTTCTCGGTCGGTCTGAACCCATTAGCTTCTCGAAGCCCCTTCGCAAGCGCCAGTCTCTCCACGAGATTGGCGACTCGAATGGTCTCTGGTTCAATGGTGTGAAATACCTGCAGGCGAAGAACAAGACCTCTACTGTCTCGGTCAAAGaggccaagagcaagaagatcgccatcgtcggtgGTGGCATGTCCGGACTGATGACCAGTCTGCTCTTGACATCGGTCGGCATGACCAACTGGCATATTGTCGAGTCAACCCAACGCGTTGGTGGCCGGGTTCGCACCAAGTACCTCAACGGCACTAGCCCAGACGAATATCAGTATCAAGAGATGGGTCCTATGCGATTTCCCGTGTCGGTCAAATATCCAGACACGAATGAGACTCTGGAAATCCAGGATCATAAGATGGTCTTCCAACTTGCAGACGTCCTCAACGAGATGAATGGTGGCAACACCTCTGAGCTGGCGGTCAACTTCATCCCTTGGATTCAGAGCAGCCCCAACACCCCGGCCAACTCCAGAGGTTATCGTCTGCCCAACGGGCGGATCCCTAGCAGCTCTCAGATCGCTGCCGATTCTAGCATGCTGCCACCATCTGCAAACGCCTCTGACCCCTCGGGCGCCGAGCTCGGTGAAGGTTTCGTGGATCGCCTCGTTGACCTGACACCTGAGCGCATGCGTAACATTTCCACCAACATCTTCAGCGCCCACCGCGAGGCCATCGACCGCGGCCTGTTCCACTGGTCCGAAGCCGGCTATCTCAAGTACCAGCTAGGCCTGGATACAGACACGGTGGACTTTCTCGCCGGCTCCGGTAGCTCTCCCCTGTGGGGTGAATGGTATGACAACGTCTACTTCTCGGCCATGAACTGGCGTACTATCGACAAGGGGCTCGACTCCCTGCCTCGTGCCTTCGTGCCTcacatcaaggacaagattACTTACGGTAGAAAGATTACTGGTCTTCAGCACAACAATGAAACCTCGAAGGTGTCTCTGATCTGGAGGGATGACCCTCTAGACATGACTGCGAAATCTGAAGAGTACGACTATGCTGTTGTGGCTGTCCCCTTCTCCAAGGTCAGGCTTTGGAGGACTCCCGCCTATTCCAGCCTCCTGTCAAGGGCCATCTCCACACTGAACTACGCTCAGTCCTGCAAGGTCGCTCTCCACTACAAGACCCGTTTCTGGGAGCATCAGGAGAACCCCATCTTCGGAGGGTGCGGATCAGTTGATATACCCGGTGTCGGCTCTGTTTGCTACCCTGCCTACAAGATCAACTCGACGGGCCCTGGCGTCATCCTGGGGTCCTACACTTCCGGTGTTCCAGCAAGATCCGTCGCCGCGTTGAGCGAGGAAGACCACGTCGCTCTCATCCAACGGGCCATGGTGGAGGTCCACGGCGAGATTGCCAACGAGCAGTGGACAGGGAACTATGACCGCCAATGCTGGGAAGTTGACGAGCATCAGGCTGGTGCTTGGGCGTCTCCCACTGTTGGCCAGCAAGAGCTCTTCATCCCCGCGTACCACAAGACAgagctcaacaccatcttcgTGGGTGAGCATACAAGCATCACCCACGCCTGGATTTTCTCTGCCCTCGAGTCTGCCGTGCGCGGAACCACACAGCTTCTACTGgaccttggtcttgtcgacGAGGCAAAGCAGGTTGTTGATACATGGATGGCTCGCTGGATCACTGTTTAA
- a CDS encoding NAD(P)-bd-dom domain-containing protein, whose translation MVNVAVLGGSGHVGKTIVGALKEHPSHTVIVLGRQAPATVDPDAPTVLVQYDDEESLKSALETHEIDTVISCLGVHNDELAEVEAAVIRASDRSKHTKRFIPSNWSIPNDDSSKEPLNPWAVFQRKALDLLRTTGLQWTEIAPGYFLDYWGMPYIKTHLTATVPVIDIANAVAAIPGTGDEPVAFSYSFDVAKVVARLLEIPEWQRTTYIVGDKLSWNELLGLAQEARGTEFKVYHDDLEKLKNGQITELPCHVPAYPFFPKEHLQGLYAILEMLMVLGEFNLPSEKAINNQLPGIKMLTAREMLNQTWKAHGGQ comes from the exons ATGGTCAACGTTGCCGTCTTGGGTGGCTCAGGCCATGTGGGCAAAACCATCGTAGGCGCTCTCAAAGAGCATCCCAGTCACACGGTGATTGTGCTCGGTCGTCAG GCTCCAGCCACGGTTGACCCAGACGCACCCACCGTTCTAGTCCAgtatgacgacgaggaatcATTGAAATCAGCCTTGGAGACGCATGAGATTGATACCGTTATTTCTTGCCTCGGTGTTCACAATGACGAATTGGCTGAAGTCGAAGCCGCCGTGATTCGTGCGTCGGATCGGTCCAAGCACACCAAGCGCTTCATTCCCAGTAACTGGAGCATTCCCAATGACGACTC GTCCAAGGAACCTCTCAATCCGTGGGCTGTGTTTCAACGAAAGGCGTTGGACCTTCTCCGAACCACCGGCTTGCAATGGACTGAGATTGCGCCTGGCTACTTCCTCGACTACTGGGGAATGCCTTATATCAAAACGCACCTGACTGCAACGGTTCCGGTCATTGACATTGCCAACGCTGTTGCTGCCATTCCGGGTACTGGTGACGAGCCTGTTGCCTTCTCTTATTCATTTGACGTCGCAAAGGTCGTTGCGAGGTTACTCGAGATCCCCGAGTGGCAACGAACAACGTATATTGTGGGGGACAAACTTTCCTGGAACGAGCTTCTGGGACTCGCTCAAGAGGCGCGAG GCACTGAGTTCAAAGTCTATCATGATGATCTGGAAAAGCTCAAAAACGGGCAGATAACCGAACTACCCTGCCACGTTCCTGCATATCCATTCTTTCCCAAGGAGCACCTCCAGGGACTGTATGCAATCTTGGAGATGCTGATGGTCTTGGGAGAGTTCAATTTGCCATCTGAGAAGGCCATCAACAATCAGCTACCGGGTATTAAAATGCTGACTGCTAGAGAGATGCTAAACCAGACCTGGAAAGCACACGGTGGACAGTAG